Within the Salvelinus fontinalis isolate EN_2023a unplaced genomic scaffold, ASM2944872v1 scaffold_0056, whole genome shotgun sequence genome, the region CGCTGCTCACACTATTAGGACATCTATTCTGACTTACTTCAGCTTCATCCGTTTATATGTGGGATCCACCAGAGCAGCTGAAAGCAGTCCCCCTGcagagtctcctgggtgattgtagctcaggtccagctctttcaggtgggaggggtttgacctcagagctgaagaCAGAGCAGCACAGCCCTCCTCTGtgaccagacagccagacagcctacagagacacACAACAGCTGTCTAGGTTGGTGTACTGGTGTCAATCATCTTGTAGGTCACCCATACATTTGTCCATGACACAAACATTGTGATGAAACATCAGATTTTCAGAGTATTTGTTTTACTAGGCTCAGTACCAACCTGACTGAAACAGCTGTACTTACCCCAGTGTGtgtagtttacagtctggatcctccagtccagcagacagcagtGTAACTCAGGTCAGTACAGACCTGACTGAAACAGCTGTACTTACCCCAGTGTGtgtagtttacagtctggatcctccagtccagcagacagcagtGTAACTCAGCTCAGTACCAACCTGACTGAAACAGCTGTACTTACCCCAGTGTGTGTAGTTTATAatctggatcctccagtccagcagacagcagtGTAACTCCTGAGTCCTGCAGGTCATTGTCTCTCAGCTCCAGTTGTTTCAGTTGTGAGTTGGGTGAACTCAGGACTGAGGCCAGATCTGAACAGCAACCCTCTGTCAGACCACACTGACCTAGACTAGAGGGGAGTAGAGCACATGATTAACACATGATTAAAACATCCACATAATAACTCATACTGAAGATATTTAACTCACACTAGTGTCTGTATGTTGCAGAGTGGACTGGTTAGTCCAACACAGAGCAGCTCCACTCCTCGGTCTTCCAGGTCATTGTAGCTGAGGTCCAGTTCTCTCAGGGGGGAGTTTGGTGTCtgcagagctgagaccagagtcTCACAGGATTTATATGTGAGTTCACAGTGATCCAGTCTGGAGAGAGGATATAATCTGTTGATATATAAATCCTTCATTATAATGATACTGTAAACATCAACTcaataacagaacttacagtGCTCTCTTGCAGGTTTTCACGACCGGCAGCAACCTCTGATAACCTTCCTTTGATGTGTTGTATGTCTTCAGGTCAAACTCCTCCAGCACCTCCTCTGACATCAGTAACAGGTAGGCCAGGGCTGAACATTGGTCAGGTTCTAGTCTTGTTTCTGAAAGAGTTCCTGAACGCAGGGAGGTCTGCATGTCTTCAACTAGAGAGTTGGAACCAAGTTCATTCAGACAATGGAACAAGTTGATGATCCTTTCTGGTGAGGATTCCTCGTCGATCTTGTCTGAAAGGTACTCAACTGTTTCCTCATTGGTCTGTGTTGTACTTCCTGTCTGTGTCAGAAGGCCTCGTAACAGattctgattggactccagtgagagacccagaaggaagcggaggaacaGGTCCAGGTTTCCATTCTCACTCTTCAAGGCCTGGTCCACTGCGCTCCTGTGTAAGTCAGACAATTTGAATGACTCCTTCTCTTCAACATtgtcatcatcttcctcatcctcttcctcatcgtcATCATCGTCgtcatccttctcctcctcctcataattcttctcctcatcttcctcctcctcctcctcatccccctccttctcctcatcattctcctcatattcctcctcatcatcatcatcaacaccagTGACTGCTTTGGGGGAGAAAACATTTTCCTTCTTGTCCAGACATGATTCTAAAGCATGCACTGCTGctagaaactcctgaatgctcagatgcaCAAAGCTGTAGACCTTCTCTTGGTCCAGCCCAGATTCTTCTTTAAAGATCTCTGTACACAACGCTGAGTACTCTGATGCCTCTGTGACATCAAGGCCACACTCTCTCAGGTCCTCCTCATAGTAGATCAGGTTGCCCTTCTGCAGCTGTTGGAAAGCCAGCTTTGCCAGTTTCAGGATCATCTCTTTGTCTGACTGAGACAGTTCCTTTGGGTTGGTCTCTGTGGCTTTGTTGTACTTCCTGTTCTTCACAATGATTTGGATGAGTATGAAGTGTGAGTACATCTGGGTCAGAGTTTTGGGGACTTCATCCTTCTCTGCCTCTTTCAGTATCATCTCAAGGACAGTGGCTGATATCCAACAGAAGACTGgcatgtggcacatgatgtggaggctccttgatgtcttCATGTGGGTGATGATTTCATTGGCCAGATTCTGATCAGTGATTTTCTTCCTGAaatactcctccttctgtggatcattgaaccctcgtacctctgtcacctggtcaacacactCAGGAGGGATCTGATTGGCTGCTGCAGGCCTTGAtgttatccagaggagagcagagggaagcagattccCCTCGATGAGGTTTGTCAGCAGCATGTCCACTGAGGTTGGCTTCGTGACATCACAGCACTTCTCATTGTTTTTGAAGTCTAGAGGAAGTCGacactcatccagaccatcaaaaaTGAAAACAGTTTTGGTTTCACCATCTTCAATGCTGTCAATCTCTTTCAGCTCTGAGAAGTAGTGGGAAAGAAGTTGCATCAGACTGTATTGGTCCCTTTTCAGGTTCAGATCACGGAAAGGAAGAGGAAACATGAAATGAACGTCCTGATTTGCTTTTCCCTCTGCCCAGTCAAGGATGAccttctgcacagagactgtttttccaatgccagcgattccttttgtcagcacagttctgatagGTTTGTCTTGTCCAGGTAAAGGCTTGAAGATGTCGTTGCATTTGATTGGTGTCTCTTGTGTGGTTTGTTTCTTGGATGCCATCTCTATCTGTCTAacctcatgttcattattgagCCCTCCacttccaccctctgtgatgtagagctctgtgtagatgtCCTTGAACAGACTTTGGTTTCCATGGTGTCCAATTCCTTCAGATATATGTTGATACTTGTGTTTCAGTTTAGCCTTAATGTCTTGTTGGACTGTCAGCAGAGTTTCACCTGTAGGAAAACAATGAGAGTTGAGACTcataagtttgtgtgtgtgttttataaggGCCTTTTTACCATTCTTTGTAATATTGTATGAAATACAGTCTTACTTCTTCTGTCCAGAAGGCTGTCTGTGATATTTAATGCATCCTCACTGTCCAAACTCTCCACTTCCTTATTGTCATCTGGTAATGGTTCCTGGCTGAAAACAGGTGGCTGATCACTCTTCATTGATAGCAGGCTGGTTGTAGGTGACTCTGCTCTGGGCTTCTGGACACTGAACAAAACAGGGAGACAGATCACCTCATCATTATCACATCAATACCTCATCTACATCCTTTTAGCAACAGtatagtggaacttctagaagtcCTGAGGTTTCTTTATAAATCTACAGTCTGCAATTGCTAAATCCATTTTTTGCCTTTTAAATGAATGATGAAGACCTACATTTTATGTAATTTGTAACACTTTTCATTAGTTTGATATTTTTAACCTGTTATAACAGGTTAACCATGTATATTTTACAATTCATCTCTTACTTCTTAGAACTGGTGTCTTGAGTCATTTTGGAggcagtggtct harbors:
- the LOC129842605 gene encoding uncharacterized protein LOC129842605, with the protein product MSLSGEREEETTASKTSLSGEREEETTASKMTQDTSSKNVQKPRAESPTTSLLSMKSDQPPVFSQEPLPDDNKEVESLDSEDALNITDSLLDRRSETLLTVQQDIKAKLKHKYQHISEGIGHHGNQSLFKDIYTELYITEGGSGGLNNEHEVRQIEMASKKQTTQETPIKCNDIFKPLPGQDKPIRTVLTKGIAGIGKTVSVQKVILDWAEGKANQDVHFMFPLPFRDLNLKRDQYSLMQLLSHYFSELKEIDSIEDGETKTVFIFDGLDECRLPLDFKNNEKCCDVTKPTSVDMLLTNLIEGNLLPSALLWITSRPAAANQIPPECVDQVTEVRGFNDPQKEEYFRKKITDQNLANEIITHMKTSRSLHIMCHMPVFCWISATVLEMILKEAEKDEVPKTLTQMYSHFILIQIIVKNRKYNKATETNPKELSQSDKEMILKLAKLAFQQLQKGNLIYYEEDLRECGLDVTEASEYSALCTEIFKEESGLDQEKVYSFVHLSIQEFLAAVHALESCLDKKENVFSPKAVTGVDDDDEEEYEENDEEKEGDEEEEEEDEEKNYEEEEKDDDDDDDEEEDEEDDDNVEEKESFKLSDLHRSAVDQALKSENGNLDLFLRFLLGLSLESNQNLLRGLLTQTGSTTQTNEETVEYLSDKIDEESSPERIINLFHCLNELGSNSLVEDMQTSLRSGTLSETRLEPDQCSALAYLLLMSEEVLEEFDLKTYNTSKEGYQRLLPVVKTCKRALLDHCELTYKSCETLVSALQTPNSPLRELDLSYNDLEDRGVELLCVGLTSPLCNIQTLVLGQCGLTEGCCSDLASVLSSPNSQLKQLELRDNDLQDSGVTLLSAGLEDPDYKLHTLGLSGCLVTEEGCAALSSALRSNPSHLKELDLSYNHPGDSAGGLLSAALVDPTYKRMKLNVDHGGECRLKSGLRKYACHLNLDPNTAHPQLVLSEGNRQVTRVVEKQHYEDHPDRFDFHPQVLCREVLSGGRYYWEVERDCGMAYIGVVYEGLKRKGGKVDSRIGANRKSWCLYCSDRGYYFDHAGVSRRSISRPDSNRVGVYLDWPAGTLSFYSVSSSGTLTHLYTEHTTFTEPLYPGFKVYSSSVTLCQIDDQHIQRDHDGESWIKPGPENTRDHGGECWIKPGPEDTRDHGGESWIKPGPEDTRDHGGECWIKPGPEKLIPQSCKTCDHVEDSTHWLQIEPLTSTVQGVTTFRHRTPKGSYECTVSGLRWLCERDVILKYHFRNWDPYSQLLKDMQYTQGGPLLDITMELGELEEVHLPHFVCLGTNPSLRNEMKILHVEEHGVSLEEVHEVTRFHAKILHPKFSPISLILRLLSWNVDVHCDVVLYMAVIKATVISRLYLLLSDSSQKKAVRDREKDQISEGYKEFLLSSPNGSLKLNSWFAFKNPHSTSIYPEKIQLLPADTRPSCCQMVMGNTGVDIEMELIGDDERTVWKSVVSKDVYSKDSHPTRAVLGAGGPAESSLTGSPEHQLSSVRTKFVNQVSKAVLNGLLDGLLQHTVINQEEMESVKVIAERAEKARDIIDMVLRKGTESCSRMINLLGELDHCLCSQLQINSVGVPT